A genome region from Pseudomonas sp. N3-W includes the following:
- a CDS encoding DUF5629 family protein, translating to MTAVTDTLLNALEHADMLEIDGLHAFEFSLDEDDNLHIECMDGRAAKHWAFTIAQIQAATFDPTLQSWLITGDSGEHRLVLMEAFGGDNDEEAEHEDA from the coding sequence ATGACTGCCGTAACCGACACCTTGCTCAACGCCCTTGAACACGCCGACATGCTGGAAATCGACGGCCTGCATGCCTTCGAGTTTTCCCTCGATGAAGACGACAACCTGCACATCGAATGCATGGACGGCCGAGCGGCGAAGCACTGGGCGTTCACCATTGCGCAGATTCAGGCGGCGACCTTCGATCCAACCCTGCAAAGCTGGCTGATTACCGGTGACTCCGGTGAGCACCGTCTGGTGCTGATGGAAGCGTTCGGTGGCGATAACGACGAGGAAGCAGAGCATGAAGATGCGTAA
- a CDS encoding aldehyde dehydrogenase (NADP(+)), whose product MSMTLGHNYIGGQRSAAGSIKLQSVDASTGEALADDFYQATEQEVDAAAKAAAAAYPTYRSLSAERRAQFLDAIADELDALGDDFVAVVCRETALPAGRIQGERGRTSGQMRLFAKVLRRGDFYGARIDQALPERTPLPRPDLRQYRIGLGPVAVFGASNFPLAFSTAGGDTASALAAGCPVVFKAHSGHMATAERVADAIIRAAEKTGMPAGVFNMIYGAGVGEALVKHPAIQAVGFTGSLKGGRALCDMAAARPQPIPVFAEMSSINPVIVLPAALAARSETVARDLTASVVQGCGQFCTNPGLVIGIRSPQFSAFVQQVARLIDDQPAQTMLNAGTLSSYGKGLQKLLAHPRIEHLAGQPQHGNQAQPQLFKADAGLLIDGDEVLQEEVFGPTTVFVEVADQAQLGAALNGLHGQLTATIIGEQADFEQFGELTALLEQKVGRILLNGYPTGVEVCDSMVHGGPYPATSDARGTSVGTLAIDRFLRPVCFQNYPDSLLPDALKNANPLRIQRLVDGQPSREAI is encoded by the coding sequence ATTTCCATGACGCTTGGTCACAATTATATCGGCGGCCAGCGCAGCGCCGCCGGCAGCATCAAACTCCAGAGCGTTGACGCCAGCACGGGCGAAGCGCTGGCCGACGATTTTTATCAGGCAACTGAGCAGGAAGTGGATGCGGCTGCCAAGGCTGCCGCCGCTGCTTACCCGACTTATCGCAGCCTGAGCGCCGAACGCCGGGCGCAATTTCTCGATGCAATTGCCGATGAGCTCGATGCCCTGGGTGACGACTTCGTCGCCGTGGTCTGCCGTGAAACCGCGCTGCCTGCCGGACGGATTCAAGGTGAACGCGGTCGCACCAGTGGCCAGATGCGCCTGTTTGCCAAGGTGCTGCGACGGGGCGATTTTTACGGCGCGCGGATCGACCAGGCGTTGCCCGAACGCACACCGCTGCCGCGTCCTGATTTACGCCAATACCGCATCGGCCTCGGCCCGGTGGCGGTGTTCGGCGCGAGCAATTTCCCGCTGGCATTTTCCACCGCCGGCGGTGACACCGCCTCCGCGCTGGCCGCTGGCTGCCCGGTGGTCTTCAAGGCCCACAGCGGCCATATGGCGACGGCCGAACGGGTTGCCGACGCGATCATCCGTGCCGCTGAAAAAACCGGCATGCCCGCTGGCGTGTTCAACATGATTTACGGCGCCGGGGTGGGTGAGGCGCTGGTCAAGCATCCGGCGATTCAGGCGGTCGGTTTTACCGGTTCGCTCAAGGGCGGTCGTGCGTTGTGCGACATGGCCGCCGCTCGCCCACAGCCGATTCCGGTGTTCGCCGAAATGTCGAGCATCAACCCGGTGATCGTATTGCCTGCGGCGCTGGCCGCTCGCAGCGAAACGGTGGCGCGCGACCTGACCGCTTCGGTGGTGCAGGGCTGTGGCCAGTTCTGTACCAACCCCGGTCTGGTGATCGGCATTCGCTCGCCGCAGTTCAGTGCGTTTGTGCAGCAAGTGGCGCGGCTGATCGACGATCAGCCGGCGCAAACCATGCTCAACGCTGGCACGCTGAGCAGCTACGGCAAAGGCTTGCAGAAACTGCTCGCGCATCCACGCATCGAGCACCTGGCCGGGCAGCCGCAGCACGGCAATCAGGCGCAGCCGCAACTGTTCAAGGCCGATGCGGGTTTGCTGATCGATGGCGATGAAGTGCTGCAAGAAGAAGTGTTCGGCCCGACGACGGTGTTCGTCGAAGTGGCGGATCAGGCGCAACTGGGCGCCGCCCTGAACGGCCTGCACGGCCAACTGACGGCGACGATCATTGGCGAGCAGGCGGACTTTGAGCAGTTTGGCGAGTTGACGGCACTGCTGGAACAGAAGGTCGGGCGCATCCTGCTTAACGGTTATCCAACCGGTGTCGAGGTCTGCGATTCGATGGTGCATGGCGGCCCGTATCCGGCGACCTCCGATGCCCGCGGCACCTCGGTCGGCACCCTGGCCATCGACCGCTTTCTGCGCCCGGTGTGTTTCCAGAACTACCCCGACAGCCTGCTGCCGGACGCCTTGAAAAATGCCAATCCGCTGCGTATTCAGCGGCTGGTGGATGGACAGCCTTCCCGCGAGGCGATCTAA